A genomic window from Aquila chrysaetos chrysaetos chromosome 9, bAquChr1.4, whole genome shotgun sequence includes:
- the LOC115345855 gene encoding translation initiation factor IF-2-like, which translates to MPRRRRRRRRRRRRRRHRGEDSPAAAAAAAAAGRRGGKFDKSPRRKEEGKPPEEESAEPQPALSTPRLPARRWSGGGGGGGNRRSLKGNEMIAVSLKLVRKEGEGHRAPTASRPGRHLNSLRIAPPDRPPPAGHGHGGGEGSARGGIKKKDDLTFTQRVAVPPLVHCKQGREKRRRGPPAPVGAAPRDPFVSTGRLLFGGGAAPVGEPLRPRALSSRPQRQPGSAGHLHPLKRSGGAGGDPAGSSPAERPPDTREGLAVRALGPFEAPPAEERAVEAGGGAPGGRAAGRGLRGGGGGQAPAEGAGPGGRGASPAGSPSPPGAAPPPPAPSGGGAGSGSSTEASPRSGRAERGSPQPPRAPAARPGVRAAAGRRLLPRGETSPPSYRLGGTPSKRRKCAESTSVSAGEEQRRKSFH; encoded by the exons atgccgaggaggaggaggaggcggcggcggcggcggaggaggaggcggcacagaggagaggacagccctgctgctgctgctgctgctgctgctgctggcagaagagGGGGGAAGTTTGACAAATCGCCccggaggaaggaggaggggaagcccCCCGAAGAG GAGTCGGCGGAGCCTCAGCCTGCGCTCTCCACTCCCCGGCTCCCGGCTCGGCGctggagcggcggcggcggcggcggcggcaacAGGCGAAGCTTGAAGGGAAACGAGATGATCGCAGTGTCACTCAAACTAGTCCGCAAAGAGGGAGAGGGGCACCGCGCTCCCACCGCCTCCCGCCCCGGACGGCACCTTAACTCTTTGCGCATCGCGCCGCCGgaccgcccgccgccggccggccaCGGCCACGGCGGCGGCGAAGGGTCCgcccggggag gaataaaaaaaaaggatgatctCACTTTTACG caGCGTGTTGCTGTTCCGCCACTGGTTCACTGCaaacagggaagggagaagcGGCGTCGAGGTCCCCCTGCGCCTGTTGGAGCTGCTCCCAGAGACCCGTTTGTTAGCACCGGTCGATTGCttttcggggggggggcagccccggtGGGCGAGCCGCTCCGTCCCCGGGCGCTCTCCTCCCGCCCCCAGCGCCAGCCCGGCTCCGCGGGGCACCTCCACCCCCTCAAGCGGAGCGGAGGAGCCGGCGGGGACCCGGCGGGGTCCTCGCCAGCCGAGCGTCCCCCGGACACGCGGGAGGGGCTGGCCGTCAGAGCGCTGGGGCCTTTCGAGGCCCCGCCGGCCGAGGAGCGAGCTGTCGAGGCGGGAGGCGGCGCGcccgggggccgggccgcggggagggggctgcgggggggggggggggggcaagccCCGGCAGaaggcgcggggccgggcggccggGGAGCCTCACCCGCCGGCAGTCCTTCCCCtcccggggcagcccccccgcccccggcgccCAGCGGCGGTGGCGCGGGCTCCGGGAGCAGCACGGAGGCGTCGCCCCGGAGCGGGCGCGCTGAGCGCGGCAGCCCGCAGCCGCCCCGGGCACCCGCTGCCCGGCCGGGAGTCCGGGcagccgccggccgccgccttCTGCCCCGGGGAGAAACCTCTCCTCCTTCCTACCGCCTCGGTGGCACCCCATCGAAACGCAGAAAGTGCGCGGAAAGTACTTCGGTTTCTGCCGGCgaagaacaaagaagaaagagtttTCATTAA